A part of Desulfobacter sp. genomic DNA contains:
- a CDS encoding U32 family peptidase, whose translation MISHTDFTPMILAPAGDKNSFLAAIAAGADAVYCGLKIFSARMEADNFSVEELGRLTRLAHSKGVKVYVAMNSIIKESEIDKTRRILAKLANFADVDALIIQDPAVVRLAQQAGYEGEFHLSTLGNCTHPEGLGAAAKAGFSRVVLPREFNLDEIRAMASAVPGGMDLEVFIHGALCYSVSGRCYWSSWFGGKSALRGRCVQPCRRMYEQKNQKQRHFSCMDFSVDVLAKVLREIPEVTTWKIEGRKKSPHYVYYTVKAYRILRDDPKRKKEALSWLDYAMGREFSHYNLLSHRVMNPLDHGSETGSGLFLGRVKNPAEPYINSREELFTGDLLRIGYEDDNFHDIQRVTRAVPKKGKFFLSKKAKGRIRKGTPVFMIDRRGSELDAVIKDLDTELAAIEPVSVRPVTDKKKNAPYSPAAKPTGGRSRKKRPPFEMEVFRGRTRPGKGYRDTGLWISAGGYGIKPAGRTWLWLDPLLFPEEEELCRRYVAAAVRKGARNFVLNAPWQIEMFRNPGSLNLWAGPFCNITNARTIGFLKSLGFAGAVVSPELDKENFLELPRAASLPLGIVVRANWPLAVSRIVSPALDLGKPFFSPKGEGAWTSKSNNTYYTYPTWMLDLSAKKEELAQAGYAMFVNLNERIPKGVKIKNRPGLWNWNLKLL comes from the coding sequence ATGATATCCCATACAGATTTTACCCCGATGATCCTGGCCCCGGCCGGTGACAAAAACTCATTTCTGGCCGCCATTGCCGCAGGCGCAGATGCCGTTTATTGCGGATTGAAAATATTCTCAGCCCGGATGGAGGCGGACAATTTTTCCGTTGAAGAACTGGGCCGCCTCACCCGGCTGGCCCATTCAAAAGGGGTGAAGGTTTATGTCGCCATGAATTCCATTATCAAGGAATCCGAAATTGACAAAACCAGACGGATACTGGCCAAACTGGCTAACTTTGCCGATGTGGATGCCCTGATCATCCAGGACCCGGCCGTAGTCCGGCTGGCACAGCAGGCAGGCTATGAAGGGGAATTCCACCTTTCCACCCTGGGCAACTGCACCCACCCCGAGGGACTTGGGGCGGCCGCCAAAGCCGGATTCTCACGGGTGGTGCTTCCCCGGGAATTCAACCTCGACGAAATCAGGGCCATGGCCAGTGCTGTTCCTGGGGGTATGGATCTCGAAGTATTTATCCACGGCGCCCTTTGCTATTCGGTTTCAGGCAGATGTTACTGGTCCTCCTGGTTCGGCGGAAAAAGCGCGCTGCGGGGGCGGTGCGTCCAGCCCTGCCGCCGGATGTACGAACAAAAAAACCAGAAGCAGCGCCATTTCTCCTGTATGGATTTTTCCGTCGATGTCCTTGCCAAGGTGCTGCGTGAAATCCCGGAAGTCACCACCTGGAAAATAGAGGGCCGCAAAAAAAGTCCCCACTATGTTTATTACACGGTAAAGGCCTACCGCATTCTCAGGGACGATCCCAAACGAAAAAAAGAAGCCCTTTCCTGGCTGGATTATGCAATGGGCCGGGAATTCAGCCATTACAACCTGCTTTCCCACCGGGTGATGAATCCCCTGGACCACGGGTCGGAAACCGGATCCGGTCTTTTTCTGGGCCGGGTAAAAAATCCGGCAGAGCCATATATTAACAGTCGGGAGGAGCTTTTCACCGGAGACCTGCTGAGGATTGGTTACGAAGATGACAATTTCCACGATATCCAGCGGGTGACCCGTGCCGTACCCAAGAAAGGCAAATTCTTCCTCTCCAAAAAGGCAAAGGGCAGAATAAGGAAAGGGACGCCTGTATTTATGATCGACCGGCGGGGCAGCGAACTGGACGCCGTGATCAAGGACCTTGACACAGAACTTGCCGCCATTGAACCGGTCAGCGTACGTCCGGTAACGGATAAAAAAAAGAACGCCCCGTACAGCCCTGCGGCCAAACCCACAGGGGGCCGCTCCCGGAAAAAACGCCCCCCCTTTGAGATGGAAGTATTCCGGGGCAGGACCCGTCCGGGCAAAGGGTACAGGGATACGGGCCTGTGGATCTCCGCCGGGGGGTACGGCATCAAGCCCGCCGGCCGGACCTGGCTCTGGCTGGATCCCCTGCTATTCCCCGAAGAAGAGGAACTTTGCCGCCGCTATGTGGCCGCAGCCGTCAGGAAAGGCGCAAGGAACTTTGTCCTCAACGCCCCCTGGCAGATTGAGATGTTCAGAAATCCGGGCAGCCTGAACCTCTGGGCCGGCCCCTTCTGCAATATCACCAACGCCAGAACAATTGGATTCCTAAAATCACTGGGCTTTGCCGGCGCCGTTGTCAGCCCGGAACTGGATAAAGAAAATTTCCTTGAACTGCCCCGGGCCGCCTCCCTTCCTTTGGGAATAGTGGTCCGGGCCAACTGGCCCCTGGCCGTCTCCCGGATTGTTTCCCCTGCCCTTGACCTGGGCAAACCTTTTTTCAGTCCCAAGGGCGAAGGGGCCTGGACCTCCAAATCCAATAACACCTA
- a CDS encoding cupin domain-containing protein, which produces MFVQNDKQGFTEPVPGIRMKTLVYGENTLMTRFELARGAELPVHSHPQEQTGFLVSGRIILHIGDRTFEAGPGDSWCIGGGVEHRAQILEDSVALEVFSPVREDYLP; this is translated from the coding sequence ATGTTTGTACAGAATGATAAACAAGGGTTTACGGAACCGGTGCCGGGTATCAGGATGAAGACCCTGGTCTACGGGGAAAACACACTGATGACCCGGTTTGAACTGGCCCGGGGGGCAGAACTTCCGGTCCACTCCCATCCCCAGGAGCAGACCGGGTTTCTGGTTTCCGGCAGAATCATTCTCCATATCGGCGACCGGACCTTTGAGGCGGGACCGGGGGACAGCTGGTGTATCGGCGGCGGTGTGGAACACCGGGCGCAGATTCTGGAAGACAGCGTCGCCCTGGAGGTGTTTTCACCGGTGAGGGAGGACTATCTGCCTTAG